From Ananas comosus cultivar F153 linkage group 2, ASM154086v1, whole genome shotgun sequence:
GCGATGCTGTGTGTCCCCCCGAAGGCACCCCAGCTCCGCGGCTTCGTCTCATCTCGTCCTCGGGAACATCCATCGTACCCCTCTCCTTTCTTGTTACCACCACGTCCACGCCACCGTAAAAGTAATTgaacatctttttctttttgttcttgttCCTTTTCTCTTCGATCAGAGGAGAAAAgccaaggaaaaagaaaaagagtagaTTGAACGTGAACTTCCCTAGCTACTATATAAACTCCCTACCCAGCCACTTCTCTTTTTAAACTGCATGCGACGCCGAGGACGAGGCAATGCACCGCTTCGACTTATTAATTAATAGCGGATTCGCCTCAGATTTGGGTTTTAATTACtcccactttcttttttttttctttctggaCTCTTCCTCATCAGTTGcttctcttattattattattattattattattattattattattattattattattttaccttGTTTTCTGATTCGgtattaatattctttttgcATGCGCGAATTATAGTAGCAGAAGAGATGGTAACTCTTGGTGCCAGAGATGCTGCGGAGGTGGAAATGGACGGCGGAGATCCGATCACGGCGAACTCGAGATCGGCCACATCGGATCAACGGCCACCTCGCCACCCTCCGCAGCCTCCTGCCCTCCGCCACCAGGGTGAGCTTAATTTAACcgctctctatttctctctttctctatatactTTGCACTGAAAAGAAACACTTTTTGGTGCAACAACGTATATTTATCATCATTATATAGAGCAGTTTCATTAGCTTCTTATATGATCAACTAATAAAAGGTTTGATGCACGTAGATGGACAAGGCGGCGCTCCTGGGTGAGGTGGTGAGGCACGTGCGAGAATTGAGAGAGAAGGTTGATGACGTGGCGGTGGGAGTGGTGGTCCCGGGGGAAGGCGACGAGATAGGAGTAGACCAGGTGGGTGGACCGGGAGACGACGAGGGAAAGAGGGTCCGAGCGTGGGTCTGCTGCGCGGACCGGCCCGGCTTGATGGGGGACCTGAACCGGGCCGTCGGGTCGGTCCGGGCGAAGGCGGTTCGGGCCGAGATGGCGACGGTCGGAGGAAGAACCAGAAGCGTGCTCGAGGTGGAGATGCTCGGGGTCGCGGGCGGGGCCGGTCCGGTCCGGTCGGCTCTGCAAATGGCCCTCCGGTCGGTTCTCCTGAACCGGGATGCTGGCCCGGTCGAGATCTATAAGCGGCCGCGTTTGTCCTCGCGGTTCAGCAAGGCGTAGTATATATAGCTTTGTAATATAAAGCGAAAGGGTGTGAACTTTCGCTAACGcttaatattaattagtttagAGCCTGCCTCGTTAGCATACTTTGTGTAAAGTTTATAGTAGGAGCTTAAACCCCGGCATATCTAATTATATAGTATCTCCTTCTGTAATTTTAATTCTCTTGTTGGTCTACGAGTATATTATTTGGTACGAGAATGAATGATTGGGCACCACGAGATCTGATATaccctatattttttaaagtataaaaagaTTGCATGAAATACGGACCACATGCAAACGGCACGTGAATTATATAGAGAAGCTTgtaatttttatacttaatagtttaaacttctttatatattaatactattgagttttcggccgttgtaTGAAAAGATTGCATGTAATTCTTTTCACAaaagatcttttctttttttcagttTGACAATAATTTGGTTCTAagaaaaacttttctttttctttcagatttcataaaaaattagtatttgattttctgatttttttcgaaaaatattttACCAACTTTCCTTAGTGCAAGTAGTAAAGGACTTGGTGATATCATATCCgagattctaagttcgaattctaattgattcacattttcaaataaatttatttcatttagcatgctatctatctctaaaaaaaaacactatctGCATTTTCGCCTTACTTAATCGTTATATGGATTCGTACTTGTAAATCTTCTTTTGCTGCTCACTTTCTCTGAGATTGACCATTACATACGAAAAATGCTAGCCGGTCGACATTTAAAAAAGATGTAGACCTTACACCTTCTATTAATATTAAGAAtgcttttttgaatttttaatactaaaaaaacaGTTGATaagataaatatgaaatattagTCCTGCGACAAAGGagtgtataatttttatatatattttttaatgtacacaTAGCATTTCTCGTTACAACATTCATTGGACAAAAACTGTTTGTCCCAGCATTTTATGCGCCTTAGCATGATGAGGAGCTGTTTAAAGTGATGAAGCGAAGTACTCAATAAGCTACAGATATATATAGACGCGTCCGGTGCAGTCCGTAAAaattctcaatatttttttaatgataatttattatatatatatatatatatgttaattaatATAAAGAAGTTTAAACTATTGTGCTAAATGGGTGCACAGGTATTAATATAACATTTCTAAACCATAATAACACCTAAACTTAATTAACCTCCATGAAATGTTTAGACAAGTTAGGAATAGCCATAACCACCTGATACCTAAAATGGACTCGCAGTTCCACTCTCCATAatttagaactttttttttttgttcataatATACTTTTGTGGCCTTATAAGCTTTGCAATTGGTGACCAAATTGCTtcagtatatatttatatcagcATGATATATAATTAGAAGGCTACATATATAATATGCGAAAATAAGCattaaaatatatctttttttattccatCCCTACAAATGCGAAAAATAATGGAGGAAACCGTCGTCAATGAGTTCACGTTCTCATAGCTAATTAATGGGTCAACACAGCACAACAAACCATAAACCACCTTTTGAAGAACCAAAGCTTCAATTTCTCTTAAATATTGCCACCTCCCCCAAAATGAATAAGAAGGTGAACAACCCTAATCTACAAATCAACAACCAAAAAGTTTTACTCCCTAATATCTCCCCTTGCCACAATATCTATAAATAGCCCATCTCCTCTTCGCTAGTTCTCACAACAAGCAAATTCATCAATCTTGCAAACTAGTGTAATTATTCCGAGCATCAAAAATGGCCTCTCAATATTCTTGCCTCCTCTTGGCCTTGCTTGTTACCTTAGCAACCGTAAACACGAGCCTTGCGGCTCGCTGTCTTTTAGACACTCCTGCGCCCGAATCCGCACCGATCGTACCAACTCTGCCTTCGATACCGACGCTTCCAAAACCGACGATTCCGACCGAACCACCACCAATGCCATCCATTCCCATTCCGACGATTCCATTGCCAAAACTCGCGGCCCCGCCCATGCCTGAGATCCCGACCACTTTGCCGACCGAATTGCCTCCGATGCCTGCCATGCCGACCATTCCTTCTATTCCGGAGAGCATTCCTCCGATGCCTTCTATTCCCAAGACGATTCCATCGATCCCTGGGGTGCAGATTCCGTACATTCCTTTCTTATCCCAGCC
This genomic window contains:
- the LOC109706566 gene encoding vegetative cell wall protein gp1-like, yielding MASQYSCLLLALLVTLATVNTSLAARCLLDTPAPESAPIVPTLPSIPTLPKPTIPTEPPPMPSIPIPTIPLPKLAAPPMPEIPTTLPTELPPMPAMPTIPSIPESIPPMPSIPKTIPSIPGVQIPYIPFLSQPPATTSP
- the LOC109723813 gene encoding transcription factor AIG1 encodes the protein MLRRWKWTAEIRSRRTRDRPHRINGHLATLRSLLPSATRMDKAALLGEVVRHVRELREKVDDVAVGVVVPGEGDEIGVDQVGGPGDDEGKRVRAWVCCADRPGLMGDLNRAVGSVRAKAVRAEMATVGGRTRSVLEVEMLGVAGGAGPVRSALQMALRSVLLNRDAGPVEIYKRPRLSSRFSKA